From Acidobacteriota bacterium, one genomic window encodes:
- a CDS encoding site-specific DNA-methyltransferase — MRPDVGTQSQFRKKKPPQTYRYDSSLSPALDWDGANGTRELGEWLLDAIARASRLNPPHEFAEPQEFRSSGGLVLVTVRGLTDAVEQLKRLAKPFLNWAGKAERLSFDVPTLPLFVHERLSTKTIVDTLVGHRTDRQLDLYDMFGDPQHSITDQVLRAYEYQDKWVNRMVLGDSLVVMNSLLQYEGLGGQVQMIYIDPPYGVKFGSNFQPFVRKRDVSHNDDEDLTREPEMVKAYRDTWDLGLHSYLTYMRDRLLMARELLTPSGSVFVQISDENLHHVRELMDEVFGTENFASVIPFRKKTMPLGAKYVESVTDYLLWYARDYEKLRYHELLQLMDVQGDTHWNYVELPDGSRRKMTSDEVADHTRLPTGAVPCQLVSLYPAGVNQSGLFPFQYRGKTYKPPPGNSWFTNEEGMKNLAAADRLEPYEDGETLRYVLKLTDSGYSAITNLWSDTSAPSDKMYAVQTSAKVIQRCILMTTNPGDLVLDPTCGSGTTAYVAEEWGRRWIAIDVSRVPLALARQRLLTATYPWYELVDPARGPVGGFVYRRRQNKRGIEVGGIVPYVTKGSVASQEVSAELVRVDAPERSDAIVRVTGPFAFEATIPTPVDWEGDGVEDSGVEQAEDYSSFVERMVEVLRRSPVLHVGGGRTVQLANLRQPAKSLSLSAEGISLNGDQKPVAFVFGPENGAISEKLVHAALKEAHLKSYAHLYVIGFAIQPHARELVENAAAVGFLPATYVQATPDLMMGDLLKNMRSSQIFSVCGLPEVKVHAAKPEKRDAPPCFQLELVGLDTFDPATMAVDHRRGDDVPAWFVDTDYNGLCFHVSQAFFPRTGAWNDLRKALKSDYDDSVWEHLAGTRSAPFEAGEHRQVAVKVIDDRGNELLVVKPLAENA; from the coding sequence ATGCGGCCCGACGTTGGGACGCAGTCGCAGTTCCGGAAGAAGAAACCGCCGCAGACCTATCGGTACGATTCGTCGCTGTCGCCTGCGCTCGACTGGGACGGCGCCAATGGCACGCGCGAGCTGGGCGAGTGGCTGCTCGATGCCATTGCCCGCGCATCGAGGCTCAATCCGCCCCACGAATTCGCCGAACCGCAGGAGTTTCGCTCTTCGGGCGGCCTTGTCCTTGTCACCGTCCGCGGTCTCACGGATGCTGTTGAACAGTTGAAGCGGCTCGCGAAGCCGTTCCTGAACTGGGCCGGGAAAGCCGAGCGCCTGTCCTTCGACGTCCCGACGCTCCCGCTCTTCGTCCACGAGCGCCTCTCCACCAAGACCATCGTCGACACGCTGGTGGGCCACCGGACCGACAGGCAGCTCGATCTCTACGACATGTTCGGCGACCCGCAGCACTCGATCACCGACCAGGTGCTGCGCGCGTACGAGTACCAGGACAAGTGGGTCAACCGCATGGTCCTCGGCGACTCGCTTGTTGTGATGAACTCGCTGCTGCAGTACGAGGGGCTGGGCGGGCAGGTGCAGATGATCTACATCGACCCGCCGTACGGCGTGAAGTTCGGCAGCAACTTCCAGCCGTTCGTCCGGAAGCGCGATGTCTCGCACAACGATGACGAGGACCTGACGCGCGAGCCGGAGATGGTGAAGGCGTACCGCGACACGTGGGACCTGGGACTGCACTCGTACCTGACCTACATGCGCGACCGGCTCCTGATGGCGCGCGAGCTGCTGACCCCCTCGGGCAGCGTCTTCGTCCAAATCAGCGATGAAAACCTGCATCACGTGCGCGAACTGATGGATGAGGTCTTCGGGACGGAGAACTTTGCTAGCGTGATTCCGTTCCGCAAAAAGACAATGCCATTGGGAGCCAAGTATGTAGAGAGTGTGACCGACTACCTATTGTGGTACGCCAGGGACTACGAGAAGCTTCGCTACCATGAGCTGTTGCAGTTGATGGATGTGCAAGGTGACACCCACTGGAACTATGTGGAATTGCCTGATGGGTCACGTCGTAAGATGACAAGCGACGAGGTCGCCGATCACACACGCTTGCCGACAGGAGCGGTCCCGTGTCAGCTCGTATCCCTTTATCCCGCCGGTGTGAACCAGTCAGGGCTTTTTCCATTTCAGTACCGGGGAAAGACCTACAAGCCACCACCCGGTAACAGTTGGTTCACGAACGAAGAAGGAATGAAGAATCTCGCAGCCGCCGATCGTCTCGAGCCGTACGAGGACGGCGAGACACTACGGTATGTCCTTAAACTTACTGATAGCGGCTATTCGGCAATCACGAATCTCTGGTCGGACACGTCCGCGCCGTCGGACAAGATGTACGCGGTCCAGACCAGCGCGAAGGTCATTCAGCGATGCATCTTGATGACAACGAACCCTGGGGATCTCGTGTTGGATCCAACATGCGGTTCGGGGACTACCGCGTACGTAGCGGAAGAATGGGGGCGGCGCTGGATCGCAATAGACGTTAGTCGTGTTCCTCTCGCGCTCGCGCGACAACGGCTGCTGACAGCCACGTATCCTTGGTACGAGCTCGTCGATCCAGCGCGGGGGCCAGTCGGCGGCTTTGTCTACAGACGTCGCCAAAACAAACGCGGCATCGAGGTCGGCGGTATTGTCCCATACGTAACAAAGGGCAGCGTGGCGAGCCAAGAAGTCTCTGCAGAACTGGTCAGAGTTGATGCACCCGAACGATCAGACGCAATCGTCCGCGTCACGGGCCCCTTTGCGTTCGAGGCGACGATCCCCACGCCGGTGGACTGGGAAGGGGATGGCGTCGAGGATTCGGGCGTCGAGCAGGCGGAGGATTACAGCTCGTTCGTCGAGCGGATGGTCGAAGTCCTGCGCCGATCGCCGGTGCTGCACGTGGGCGGCGGCCGGACCGTGCAGCTCGCGAACCTGCGACAGCCGGCCAAATCGCTGTCGCTCTCGGCGGAAGGGATCTCGCTCAACGGAGACCAGAAGCCGGTGGCGTTCGTGTTCGGCCCCGAGAACGGCGCGATCAGCGAGAAGCTGGTCCACGCGGCGCTGAAGGAAGCGCACCTGAAGTCGTACGCGCACTTGTATGTGATCGGCTTCGCGATTCAGCCGCACGCACGTGAGCTGGTCGAGAACGCCGCCGCCGTCGGATTCCTCCCCGCCACCTACGTGCAGGCGACACCCGACCTGATGATGGGCGACCTGTTGAAGAACATGCGGTCGAGCCAGATCTTCAGCGTCTGCGGCCTGCCCGAAGTGAAGGTCCACGCGGCGAAACCGGAAAAGAGAGACGCACCACCGTGTTTCCAGCTGGAGCTGGTAGGTCTCGACACCTTCGATCCCGCCACGATGGCCGTGGATCACCGCCGCGGGGACGACGTGCCGGCGTGGTTCGTGGACACCGATTACAACGGGCTCTGCTTCCACGTGTCGCAGGCGTTCTTCCCCCGGACGGGGGCGTGGAACGACCTGCGTAAGGCACTCAAGAGCGATTACGACGACAGCGTCTGGGAACACCTGGCGGGCACGAGGAGCGCGCCGTTCGAAGCGGGCGAGCATCGCCAGGTGGCCGTGAAGGTCATCGACGACCGCGGCAACGAGTTGCTGGTTGTGAAGCCGCTCGCGGAGAACGCCTGA